From Chloracidobacterium thermophilum B:
ATTTTGGGTTCCTCGTTCGGCTGGGACGAAGTCTCGGCAATGAAAATCCGCTGCCACTTCCCTTCCCCGTCGCTCCGGTCAACGTAGAGAATCTTGCCCGGCAGGTCTTCGGTGAACGTGCCGGGCTTGATGTAGGTCTCGATGCTGCGCAGCAACAGCTCGGAGCGTGTTTTCTTGAGCTGGTTAAGAGATTTGACGGCCGTCGGCAGCAGATAAAAGGTGTTGTAGCCGGTGATGCCTGTCACGGCGATGCCGACCAGCAGCGGCGGACGCAACAGCGCCCAGCGTCCCACTCCGCCCGCCTGCAGGGCCACGATTTCGCGGTCGCCAGACAACCGCCCCATCGCCATCGTGACGCCCACCAGAAACGCAATCGGCAGGGTGAAGATGACAATGCCGGGCAGCAGCGACAGAACAAGTTTGACAAGTGGCGTGCTCGACAGACCACGCCGGGCAAAAACGACGAACAGTTCCGAGAAACGTCCGGCCTCGTGAATGAAAATCACCGCCGTCAGCAGAAAAAAGACGGTGGCGACGTAGGGCAGAATTTCACGGATGAGATAGCGGTCGAGAAGCCGCATAGGGCGGGCAGAAAACACAACGGGGCTTCCACTCCGGCGGACGGCCGTGAGCGGAAGCCCCGTTCCCGGTCAGGATTTGGCCGGCTCGACGGTGAAGAACGTCTTGGGCGTGAGCGTCTTCCGGGCCACTTTGTCGGTCACGACCACGGTGATTTCATAGCTGCCCGGCTCCAGCTTTTCGAGCGGGATAAGCCGCCCCAGCACGATCTGCTGCCCGTAACCGCTCAGGTCGGAAATGCCATTTTTGCCGTCCTCGCGGATACGCTGCACTTCCTGCCCGGTTTTGACATTGGTGATGACGTATTCGGCTTCAATGGCCGGGCGCAATGAAGCCTGGTCAATCTGGACGTTGTACACCTGCATGTACACGCCCAGTGACTGATTCTGCTTGAAGCGTTGCGTCACACTCGGCCGCACTTTGTTGGCGCCGATGATGAACTGGCTGCCCGAAACGCGCGTGACCGGCTCCACGATGTCCGCCAGAATGAGCGAACTCGTTGAAAGCGCATCCGGTGAGTAGCGCGGCACTTCAAACCCCTGGCGGACGATGCCGGTGTGCCCGCTCGTCACGTCGCGGACAACGAAATCAATCTTGTAGTTGCCCGGCGGCAGGATCAGGCTTTTCTGATAGACGGAGTTGAGCTTGCGCCCGACCTCAAACTGGGACTGCTGATAGGTGATGATGGGTGCTTCCTCGAAAATCCCCACCCGTTTGCCGGTCAGCGCCGACACGCGGGCATAGATGTTGAGCTGGGCTTTCTGAATGCCACCCTCGTCCTTGAAGCCCAGGTCGGCGTTGTTGAACATCAGGGTAAAGGTCGTCACGATGGCGGATTCGCCGGCGCGCAGGAAGTCCGTGCGTACGTCAAACGGCAGCACGTCAAACTCCACCTGCTGGTCAACCCGCTCGGCCAACTGGCGATAGCGTACTGAAGGAGCGCGTTGCAGGTTGGTGAGAATTGCCAGGCGCTCGAAGGGCATGTCCTGCGTCCGCATCGGATACAGCGGATTGTTGCCATACCGGTTGCCGGGATTGAAGAACGGCCGGTCCACCTTCGAGGCCAGCCCAAGTTGCTCGGCCAGGGTCAAGCCGGCATTCGGGACAAACAACAGGGCGTCTTTTTCGTCCGCATGGCGGGCGATACGGTACTCGCCGCTTCCCGTCGGGTCCACAAACTCAATTTCGATACCTGAACCGACGCCTTCCAGATACCGGTAGAACCAAATCTCGAATGGGTAGGTCGAGGTCGTTCCGCCACCTTCGTAAATCGGGCGCTCGTAGGGGCCTCCAGCCGGACGTGACTCAATGCTATCCGGCGGCCCCCAAGTGATGTAGATGCGCCCCCGGTCGGTCTTCCAGCCGGGAATGCCGGAGGTGAACTTTTCATTGGCGTAGGCAATACGCCGGTAGTACTCCTCGCGGTACTCATTTTCTGGCGTGTCCGGG
This genomic window contains:
- a CDS encoding GWxTD domain-containing protein, translated to MLSLKDIGRLVLATGLGIATALAPLATYGQEDSQPRKKKQRKIELDKIYQRWVNEDVDYIITPEERAAFKKLQTDEEREEFIEQFWLRRDPDPDTPENEYREEYYRRIAYANEKFTSGIPGWKTDRGRIYITWGPPDSIESRPAGGPYERPIYEGGGTTSTYPFEIWFYRYLEGVGSGIEIEFVDPTGSGEYRIARHADEKDALLFVPNAGLTLAEQLGLASKVDRPFFNPGNRYGNNPLYPMRTQDMPFERLAILTNLQRAPSVRYRQLAERVDQQVEFDVLPFDVRTDFLRAGESAIVTTFTLMFNNADLGFKDEGGIQKAQLNIYARVSALTGKRVGIFEEAPIITYQQSQFEVGRKLNSVYQKSLILPPGNYKIDFVVRDVTSGHTGIVRQGFEVPRYSPDALSTSSLILADIVEPVTRVSGSQFIIGANKVRPSVTQRFKQNQSLGVYMQVYNVQIDQASLRPAIEAEYVITNVKTGQEVQRIREDGKNGISDLSGYGQQIVLGRLIPLEKLEPGSYEITVVVTDKVARKTLTPKTFFTVEPAKS